The genomic interval gatggacggGGTTGGGTTCGGTTCGGTTCCATCTTCTCATCCAAGCTCAACTTGGTCCAGAATGACCAAACCCTCACTTTTTTGCCTCGGCTTCTTTCGACATCATCCTTGTTCCGTCCTTAAAGCCCATCCTGGCGCCCGAGGCATGGGGGCATTTGTAGGATGGGCCCGAGCAACGCCAAAGATACAAGCTGCTAAGAACAAGGGCGGGGTGGGAACCAACAGCTTGAGCCTTGAAGAAGACGACGAGTCGACAATCGTTCTTGCCAATTTGCGACTGACTAGACGGCGATATGGCAACGCCGAAATGCGTCTGCGAACGGGTTTTCACGCCCGGAGCAAATGTCCCAGAAGGGTTCAACCAATTAAGCATCGCACGTTGGACGAAGCAAAAAAGCCTTTGCGCCGCGGCGCCCCGTATCAGTACGTCTGGTCTGTACGATACTTCGCAGCCTTTCACCCACCGATTCGCGCAGTTCGTCAGGCGCTTTGAAACGGTTGAAAAGCTGCGACATGGATCTTGCTTGGGCACGTTGCCGGAACCCATTGCCCAGCCCAGAGTCCCAGACATTTGTCTTTCCGACAACGGCAATGGCGCATTGGGAGCTTTGGACACCAGCTCCAACTCTATTTCCGGGACATGGCCACGGCTTCCTCTCGCCGGCCCAATCTCGACACCTCTGTTGGCATTATCAGAGCTCGCAGTGGCACTCGCTGTCTTGCGCTCAGTCAGTGCCCTCAGGTCACGCTACGTTGGACGTTATGCGATGGCTACACGAGAGATCACCAAGAGATCAATGTTGGGCAAGGCCCGCAAACACAACCGACTCTGACGAACTCCCATCGGGGGCTCCGAACTCCCGACGGGTGTTGGACTTGATAATCGCGAGTCTAGTAGTCAAGTCTGCGCAACGCAATTCTCATCCTGGAGGCTTGCAGCCGGGTTGTCAGGGGGCCGTGGCCATCGTCGTCCTTCTGGAAGCCCAGGCTGACCCTCCTTGCAAGTTGCCCCTGGTCCGTTGTGGGTGGTAAGTGGGGGATGCGACAGGTACTTTTCATCGTTGACACTTTGTCTGATAACGTCAACGTGAGCTTTTTGCATAGTACACTAACGCGCATGAAGTAGTCCACGTCACGAATCATCAAGTGCCCATCCGCCGTGGAGCATGGCTACCCGACCTTCGTCCTTTTTGTTGGGGGAACGCTAAGCCCAATTCTGTCAATCTTCTCTTCATCGTATCgaagtttttttttcttccctttCTTTGATGATTTCCACTACTACGGACGGTCTTGCTGGTAAGGACCCTCTTTCTCCCGTTATCTAATCATCACGAAGTCGCTGGATGACCATCATTTGACATGTGAGCGACAAGGGCCTTGATCTTCACGGTCCCCCGTGCTTCTCAAAGCGGAACGCGACCATGATTTCGTCATTTGTCGATGATGAGATTGTCACACGAGCTCGGAGCAGACAGCCTACTCGGCCGGAATGGACAAGAGTGTATTGCTTGATGACAACAAGGCTGGCTGGTACGAATCCGAAGTACATCTTGAAGCCTCAGCTTGGAGTCTCAACCTGCACAGATATAACATAATGCGCTGGTGGTAACACTCACACGACAGTCTTTTGCGCACCTCTCGTGGCTCTTTACAGTACAGTCGTTTACAGCAAAGCTGTCTCCAGTAATACATCTTCGTACTCACGGTGGCCTACCACAGTTACAACACGGAAATCAGCCGACTAGGAAGAGCTTGCTGGCTTACGCGCCTTGTTCGCCGTCAGTCAACAATTCTTCACAGATCGACTCTCACATGCATTTTTCAAGTCGTTCTCGTCTCCTTTCCCCAACAAATTCGGCTTCAAAGGCAAACCCCGGCCCCAGCTTCCCCTTTGAACCCTCTTGGCCGCCAGACCGCCCATCGCCAGATGACACCCAGCCCCCCTTGCACGGATGGAAAGACCCGCCGCTGGACCCTGAAAAGTGCCCACGTCTGGTTTAGCCGCGACCTGTTGCTGCAGGTCTGAGGGGGAACCAATCTTGCATTTTTGGCCACCGTACCCACCGGGCCACGTCCGCCTGCTGTCAGTGTCAGGTCGATTCGCCGCTTACAACTCCGCTCGCCCGGGCACGCAGACCCCCGGAGAAGTCGGCGGTGCCACGCGCTAGACCCGATGCGCCACCGGCAGTCGGACCCGGGTGCCCTGGGGCCGGGCTGCGCCGTTTCTCTCTAGCGCCGGACCGGGCACTGGTTCCTTGGCTTATGCGTCGGCGCAGCACACGGTGCCGGGTGTCTGCAAGTTGCCAGCCGTGGATTGGAGCGGCTGTGCTTGAGACGGAAGAGGCGGCGGGCCACCAAATACCGGGCCCGGTGACGACCAGTCTGGCGCCCACGAGGCATACAGCTTTTGCAGACATTCGATTCTGGCACTGCTAGTTGTGATTCTCCGACTGAAGCTCGTGGCCATGCCAACGAATCGTCCGATTTCGATCGCATCCCAATAAACAACTTCACAACAAGGCCAGCTGAGAAACATATGTGTTTTCTTGCCCGTTTCAATCAGTCCATGCGAGCCGAGGCTCAATGCTTCCCGGCCGAATCGCTGAGACGCATCATCGATCTGCCCCACAATCTAAGAATCTCACCCCAAGCCACGGTAACGTACGATCTGCAGCAGTCAACCCAGCATCATTCCTGTTGATATCGCTGTGCACTTTCAAGGTGAACGGGCGGGTCCGACGATCTGACCATCATCTGGGGCCATGGTGGCTGAAATATCGACAAACATAAGCTCGCGGCTGTGTCGTTTCAAGACTCAGACGCTTGGGAAGTCTGAACATGAGGCAACACGTGCAGCAACCGCGTCTCTCTTCCTTCGACAATTGACATCGCGTGGTGCATCTCTTTGCTCCCATTATAGTGCTGCTTCATGCAGTGGGATGCCGTGAATATGGCGTCGAAAGGACCTTTGGTTTGATGATGACTGATGAAGAAACTATCGGGTTCCGACGAGGGCTCGTTACGATCGAGCCAAAGTCCCCGTTCCCCGCATCAAGCAGCTTCTCTTGATTCCCCGTTCCCGCACTACGCCACTCGCGCCCGGGTTGAGAGGGTTACATGCGCCCAAGTGCCGCTCAGTAGCGCCATACCCCGCCAATGCAGAGAGTAAGCTGCACATCTAGAGGTGTTGACAGCTCTGCTGGCCAGGTCCGGTGGGGGGAATCATAGGTCCGAGACTCCTCCTTGAGGGATTCTGCAACCACAAACAAAGAGACGGTTCAGAACTAAACATGACGGCCAATCTTTAGCCGCAAAGCTGGCGGTTGACTGAATGTTCGACCACCCCAATAGCATACCGGATCGGGAATAGGGTCCCATCCGCCTGAGGAGACCGCCACagcgaaagagagagagagtcaGAGAGAGGAGATGGTTATGGAGAGATCCATTGAGATGCTTCGTCGCACAGACCCCGCATCCATGGCAAACACGAACCCCTGCAGCACCACCATGCGAGCAGCAGGGGGCTGCCAACGACGACTCGTTTTCCCGTTGCCTTCCCACCCACACATCCTGACATCAGTTGAGCATGAGCTTCCGAGGTGCCTTTTCATCGCTCATGTGTCAATTGGGACTATAGCTAACTCCAAAGCTGCCCCTCATCCGACTTTGCGTAACTTTGTTATTGTCATTGTTCTTCTACCCCTTCTTATAGCCATTTCTACGTTGTATCGCGTTGTACCACCGAACTGTTCAATTTGATTACTATTCTCATCTTTCTGTGTTTACTTACCATCTCAATCCACTTCATCATGGCTACTCTGCCAAAGACTATTCCTGGCACCGCCGTCGAGCTCCAGCTTCCGGCGCTGCCGACCACCGACTTTTGGAACGAGACTCAATGGACCGTTCTGATGTCCTTGCTTGAGGCGGTCCTCCCGCCCATCTCACGACCGGCGACTCTCACAGACACGGCAAGCCAGATCCGAGTGTCCGATGCAGAATATGCGGCTGCGCTCCAACTCGCCCAGAACACAATGAAGAAACCGCCTTCTGAGGAAAAGTTCCAGGAGTACATGGCGCACAATCCCGCAAAGGAACCCAAATTCATCGAGAGCATCACCAGGACACTGGCGGCCCTGCCTTCCGGCGCGCAACGTCAACTCGGTGGCGCAATGGGCGCTCTTGGGTAAGTGATGGGCCATGAACGCCACCACGATGCTTCACTTTTGATCTTCACCGTGAACCAAAACTGACCAAACTAACAGTACGCGCGCCGGCACGTTGTTTCTCACTGGGTACTGGACCCCAGTTCACCTTCAACCCATAGAAGTTCGTGAGCAAATTTTGAAGGCTTGGCAGACGTCCAGGCTCCCCACAATCAGGGTTCTATCAAAGTCAATATGTCTCCTGGCGCAAAAGGCCGCCGTGCAGACCAATCCTTTATTCATAGAGTTGACGGACTATATCGACATGCCGGACTTCCAGACGCACGGCGAGGGCTTCGACTTCAACTTTATGCAATTCGAGTCGACTGGCGAGCCAGCCGTCGTAGAGACCgacgtcgtcatcgtcggaTCGGGCTGCGGAGGAGCAGTCGCTGCCAAGGTCCTGGCCGAGGCCGGTCACAAGGTCCTCGTTGTCGACAAGTCGTACTACTACACCCCGAGCCAGCTGCCCATGTCCCAGGATGCCGGCTGCTCGTTCCTGTACGAGAACGGAGGCTTCATCACCAGCGATGACAACTCGCTCAACATGGTCGCCGGCAGCTGCTGGGGCGGCGGTGGCACCGTCAACTGGAGCGTCAGTCTCCAGACCCAAGGGTTCGTCCGCAAGGAGTGGTCTGAGCAGCGCGGCCTGCCATTCTTCACCTCGCCCCAGTTCCAAAACTGCCTTGACAAGGTCTGCGATTTCATGGGCGTCAGTACCGACAAGGTCCGCCACAACCACCGCAACCAGGTGCTGCTGGACGGGTCCCGGAAGCTCGGATGGCACGCCGCCACGGCCCCGCAGAACACCGGCGGGATGGAGCACTACTGCGGGCAGTGCCACCTCGGCTGTGGGTCGACTGAAAAGCAGGGGCCAACCGTGAGCTGGCTGCCGGCAGCGGCGGGATCTGGAGCCAAGTTTATCGAGGGCTTCGAGGTTGAGAAGGTCACCTTTGACGAGACCAGCGGGTCCAAGCGAGCGACGGGCGTAGTTGGAAAGTGGGTTTCGAGGGGAGCCAACGGCAGCACCAGCGCGGCTTTGGAGCAGCGGACCACACGACAGGTTGTTATCAAGGCCAAGAAGGTTATCATGTCGGCTGGATCAGTTTCGAGCCCCTTGGTGCTGTTGAGAAGCGGTTTGACGGTAAGTAGATGATGTCGTCCCTCTACTGCGCTCTCACACGATTACGCTGCTAACGTTGGATACGTTTAGAACCGACACCTCGGTCGTAATCTCTATGTCCATCCCTGCAATTTTGTAGGAGGCTACTGGAAGGAGGACTGCAAGCCATGGGAGGGTGAGTCACTCAAAATACATCGCAAATCCATATGTTCTGGTTGCTGACGTGAAGTGAACACAGGCGGTATCATCACGAGTTACTGCTCCTCATTCGAGGACCTCGACAAGGCCGGTCACGGTGTGAAGCTGGAGCCTACTTGCATGATCGTACGTCCCAAATCTAAATTTTGTAAACCAATTTATTCTTTATTCACTAACACATTCACAGCCTTACGCAATCCTGTCCAGCATGCCCTGGCACTCTGGCCTCCAGGCCAAGCTCAGCGAGCTCCGCTTCCGCCACTTTGGTGCCTTCATCTCCCTCACCCGCGACCGCGACCCCGGCCGCGTGTACCCGGACCCCATCTCCGGCCGCCCCCGCATCGACTACGTCGTCTCCGACTTTGACCGCGCGAACACCCTCGAGGGCGTCGTCGCCCTCTGCAAAATCTGCTACGTTGAGGGCGCGACGGAGATTCACGCCGGTCTGCCCGGTCTCGAACCCTTTGTCAAGGAGGACCACGCCGAGCCTCCCtcaaaggagaaggagacggCAGCCGCGTCGTCTTCGGCTTCGGACAGCGGCGACGAGGCGATCCTCGACGGCGTCAACGATCCCAAGTTCGTCGCGTGGCTTGATAAGTTGCGTAGGGTGGGCAACGCGCCGCCCGTGGCCATCTTTTCGTCTGCGCACCAGATGGGTACGTGTCGTATGGCGCCTAACGAGGACGAGGGCGTGGTGGGACCCAAGGGTCATGTTTGGGGCACGGAGAATCTGTTTGTCGCGGACGCGAGTGTTTTCCCTAGCGCCAGCGGGGTGAATCCCATGATTACGAATATGGCGATTGCAGATTGGATTGCGATGAATGTTGGGAAGGAGATTAAGGCTGAGTTTTCGTAGAGTGGGGGGAGTACTATAGTTTCTGGGGATGGAGAGGATTTTTAACGAGAGAGTAAGTGGGGGACTCAAGTGAGATTGTATAAAAGATGAAGGagacagagacagagagagagagagagagagagagagagagagagagagagagagagagattgGCGGAGTACATTTTATTGTAGCTATACCCAACTCCCATAACAGATTGTCGCATTTTGGTGTCATGGCTTACAGCATTCCAATATCCTGGCGTTGAAATGGGGTAGTGAACAGTCACTCACACGGAACAAGATCTAAGTAAGGGCGTTGAAATGCATTGGCTCTATATCGATCTAAGCTTGCTGTCCTATCATCCACAGACTGGACCTTgataaatatttactttatGAAGAAACCAAGAGCCCTTGGCCGGCTCATCTGCACACCTTCTCGGCCGATGTACTGTGTATCTCTTGATATAACCGCTTGcctacgtatatataaatgTAGCTATCA from Colletotrichum lupini chromosome 2, complete sequence carries:
- a CDS encoding GMC oxidoreductase: MLCDVEARTAHVPHTLNHALTLTTSLASNIQEGLRSRRMKVKSWKDPGIGEFGSSRSNVPSFVPPPSCYLTITDGAKPKNAGKMQAHLALAAFLKSQVSRARLPGLSAFDSTQQVLPSFKRHIFFPFFLTSDQLSGDKKPGPTDVVDTCWRHMNNTFKLDNGRKAPQNHHRFTLRQTASTILALLDGWMDGVGFGSVPSSHPSSTWSRMTKPSLFCLGFFRHHPCSVLKAHPGARGMGAFVGWARATPKIQAAKNKGGVGTNSLSLEEDDESTIVLANLRLTRRRYGNAEMRFNQLSIARWTKQKSLCAAAPRISTSGLYDTSQPFTHRFAQFVRRFETVEKLRHGSCLGTLPEPIAQPRVPDICLSDNGNGALGALDTSSNSISGTWPRLPLAGPISTPLLALSELAVALAVLRSVSALRPANTTDSDELPSGAPNSRRVLDLIIASLVVKSAQRNSHPGGLQPGCQGAVAIVVLLEAQADPPCKLPLYTNAHEVVHVTNHQVPIRRGAWLPDLRPFCWGNAKPNSVNLLFIGLDLHGPPCFSKRNATMISSFVDDEIVTRARSRQPTRPEWTRVYCLMTTRLAGTNPKYILKPQLGSFAHLSWLFTVQSFTAKLSPVIHLRTHGGLPQLQHGNQPTRKSLLAYAPFVLVSFPQQIRLQRQTPAPASPLNPLGRQTAHRQMTPSPPCTDGKTRRWTLKSAHVWFSRDLLLQVDSPLTTPLARARRPPEKSARRTGHWFLGLCVGAAHGAGCLQVASRGLERLCLRRKRRRATKYRARCDSPTEARGHANESSDFDRIPINNFTTRPAEKHMCFLARFNQSMRAEAQCFPAESLRRIIDLPHNLRISPQATVNGRVRRSDHHLGPCNRVSLPSTIDIANYRVPTRARYDRAKVPVPRIKQLLLIPRSRTTPLAPGLRGLHAPKCRSVAPYPANAESPVGGIIGPRLLLEGFCNHKQRDGSHPPEETATAKERESQREEMVMERSIEMLRRTDPASMANTNPCSTTMRAAGGCQRRLVFPLPSHPHILTSVEHELPSHFYVVSRCTTELFNLITILIFLCLLTISIHFIMATLPKTIPGTAVELQLPALPTTDFWNETQWTVLMSLLEAVLPPISRPATLTDTASQIRVSDAEYAAALQLAQNTMKKPPSEEKFQEYMAHNPAKEPKFIESITRTLAALPSGAQRQLGGAMGALGTRAGTLFLTGYWTPVHLQPIEVREQILKAWQTSRLPTIRVLSKSICLLAQKAAVQTNPLFIELTDYIDMPDFQTHGEGFDFNFMQFESTGEPAVVETDVVIVGSGCGGAVAAKVLAEAGHKVLVVDKSYYYTPSQLPMSQDAGCSFLYENGGFITSDDNSLNMVAGSCWGGGGTVNWSVSLQTQGFVRKEWSEQRGLPFFTSPQFQNCLDKVCDFMGVSTDKVRHNHRNQVLLDGSRKLGWHAATAPQNTGGMEHYCGQCHLGCGSTEKQGPTVSWLPAAAGSGAKFIEGFEVEKVTFDETSGSKRATGVVGKWVSRGANGSTSAALEQRTTRQVVIKAKKVIMSAGSVSSPLVLLRSGLTNRHLGRNLYVHPCNFVGGYWKEDCKPWEGGIITSYCSSFEDLDKAGHGVKLEPTCMIPYAILSSMPWHSGLQAKLSELRFRHFGAFISLTRDRDPGRVYPDPISGRPRIDYVVSDFDRANTLEGVVALCKICYVEGATEIHAGLPGLEPFVKEDHAEPPSKEKETAAASSSASDSGDEAILDGVNDPKFVAWLDKLRRVGNAPPVAIFSSAHQMGTCRMAPNEDEGVVGPKGHVWGTENLFVADASVFPSASGVNPMITNMAIADWIAMNVGKEIKAEFS